The genome window CTAAAGAGAGCAAACATCTCAACCGCCTTAAGATGGAGCTTCATGATGATATTGAGAAGTATGGAACAGCTCACAATCCTCGTGCTTCTTGGTCTTGTGTGTAATAGTTGCTATCTGAAGATTGATGTAACGGTCAAAAGTCagctttaattttttctttgtgtaCTTTATAAAGATCTCTCAAAAACAAAGAGTTGACGGTTGGCCGTCTTGCCCTGTACATTTTGGCTTTGAGGTCTTCCTGCTATGACCTGCAAAGCCTGTATCTCACTGGCAATGAGAGGGAACCAGTGCTTATTCACCtcaagagagagatggaggaggagaaacagaacattttatgtAAGACCAAACGCCTTTGTAGACGATCAAGGTGTGAAATAAATGGGGTAGGGTTTAACAAAACCtttgatatttataaatgtacagttttttttattttccgcAGTCAGTCACCGACCAAAGACCAGCTACTATCAGTATTCTCTAGGCATTCTGGCTTTGTGTGTGAGTGGCATTAGAGTTAATGCACATGTCAGCCACAAGCTCATCCATGCCGTGGAACATGGACAGATTAAACATGGAGAGTCCTTATGCGTGGGTAAGTTTAAGATCTTCTTTTTGCTGTGGATATGTTCAGATGTCCgaaataaagacaataaaatcACACTTTAATCACACTGTACATTTGAATATGACATCCTCTATCCCCTCCTCAGACTCACATGCTATGGCGGGCATGGCCCTCCAATGTCTGAAAGATGAGGGAACTTCTGTTAAAGATGTAGATGAGCTGGACAGGGCTCTTGCCACCATTAAGCAAAGGCTTCTTGAATCTAAAAGAGCTGATGGCCACATGGGCAACGAGTTCAGCACTGGATTGGCAGTGCAGGTATAAAAACTTTAGTTATACACATGAATACAGTAACCATCCAAATAATTTTATCACAAGAATAAAAGTTCTCaggtttgtctgtttttaggCCTTGTTGGCTATGGGTAGTCAGATGGATGAGTTTGAACCTTCCTTGAACGCTTTATGGGCAAATGCTAAAAATGGAACCTACCATGACACCATGGCCATATCCCAGGTCCTGCCTGCCCTACAGAAACAATCTTACCTCCATCTGAAGAGCAAAGATTGTCGCAGCGAGGATGGTGGGTACAGCACATCCACTTACAGCTTCATACTAAAATGTTTCAGTACGAAATTAAATACTTTGAAATTACAgcttttttttttgtaaaacacagcacagttattacaaaatatatatggaAAATAAAATCTGTGAGTTAAACTGTGTTGTCATACATAATTAATTCCAAAtactatatgtttgtgtttctgggtTTGATGTCCCTCTTTTAGACACTCTTGTTTTGGATGCCGACAGTGATGCAGAAGTTATCCTAGATCAGGGAAGAGTTTCTCTACAGGTGGAAATCATTAAATCAAACGGTGAAGCATCTGTTTATTCAATTCATGTACCCGTTGGCTCTTCACTTTTTCAAGCCCTCAGCCTTCTACAAAATAAGCAAAGAGGTTTCACGTGAGTTTGGATTAgccatttatttgtaatttatagttatatttgaaaaatattaaaacccaAGCAAATATTTGCTTGATGTCTTACTATATAAATCAGAATTTACTTTGTAAAATTACAAATCTTCTGATCTTCATTATAGCTTCAACACAGAAGAGAGTTTATGGGGGACATTTCTCAGTGTTGTGAATGACGAACGAGCCCGTCAAAGTGATCGTAGATACTGGCAGGTGTCATCAGATGGCATTACTCTGACACAGGGTGAGAAGCATGTTTTAGACAGAAATTAGGCACACATGGCAGATCAGTAAATGAAGGATGTATGTCTGAATCATGGTTGTATAATCTCAAACTgtattgattttctttatttgcaATGTTTTCTCCTCAGGTATCAAAGACTATAAAATTGTCTCGAAGCAAAATATCTCCATTAAGAACACTGAATACTGAGTCCTTTGCATAAGGAAGATGAATGGAGGAAGAAATTAATACAGGACTCAGGAGGacctt of Triplophysa dalaica isolate WHDGS20190420 chromosome 4, ASM1584641v1, whole genome shotgun sequence contains these proteins:
- the tcn2 gene encoding transcobalamin-2 — encoded protein: MKGTLVFVSALLSLTAGKPCAFDHDELHLSLNKQLLRSVDMQENLPNPSVHIALRLSPHHNLAKESKHLNRLKMELHDDIEKSLKNKELTVGRLALYILALRSSCYDLQSLYLTGNEREPVLIHLKREMEEEKQNILFSHRPKTSYYQYSLGILALCVSGIRVNAHVSHKLIHAVEHGQIKHGESLCVDSHAMAGMALQCLKDEGTSVKDVDELDRALATIKQRLLESKRADGHMGNEFSTGLAVQALLAMGSQMDEFEPSLNALWANAKNGTYHDTMAISQVLPALQKQSYLHLKSKDCRSEDDTLVLDADSDAEVILDQGRVSLQVEIIKSNGEASVYSIHVPVGSSLFQALSLLQNKQRGFTFNTEESLWGTFLSVVNDERARQSDRRYWQVSSDGITLTQGIKDYKIVSKQNISIKNTEY